The proteins below come from a single Sorghum bicolor cultivar BTx623 chromosome 4, Sorghum_bicolor_NCBIv3, whole genome shotgun sequence genomic window:
- the LOC8069978 gene encoding uncharacterized protein LOC8069978 isoform X1: MRQAAAAAHQSSVDRVVHLNRLPDSSHRDGSIYRDTYQWQKDYRIADRTETRLEAMMYSNPTDCSMVNGICLRHYPRHMLQIFSLKLAKIPVGAGKVELYGYIAARDELEPFLNYVVNISRDDPFTVEQGSLINMAPKRGIRLDYGTLIEYDMKIKTGEQEKDDLQLIDGVSVIGLMGTVDRSVFTSRIIGDYGAIDISASRLDRAVEVTVEVTVSEVQDIFHLCLGCFISGLHEEIRLFDGTIGEPRGLKRYVVAVVMGTQMDLKFKVDAESSGCSEHCCSFTAHQHGHADQLIKTDFASFLVKVTRSVLPNKKNLFGAPAKRVE; encoded by the exons ATGCgccaggcagcagcagcagcacatcAATCCTCTGTTGACCGTGTAGTCCATCTTAATAGGCTTCCAGATAGCAGTCACCGTGATGGTTCAATTTACAGGGACACATATCAATGGCAAAAAGACTACCGTATTGCCGACCGCACTGAGA CTCGGTTGGAGGCAATGATGTATTCAAACCCCACGGATTGCAGCATGGTCAATGGAATTTGTTTGCGCCATTATCCTCGTCACATGTTGCAAATTTTCTCATTAAAGTTGGCTAAGATTCCTGTGGGTGCTGGCAAAGTAGAGTTGTATGGCTACATAGCAGCACGGGATGAGCTGGAACCATTTCTTAACTATGTCGTCAATATTAGTAGGGATGATCCCTTCACAGTGGAGCAG GGTTCTCTTATCAACATGGCCCCGAAGCGCGGGATCCGTTTGGATTACGGTACTCTAATTGAATATGATATGAAGATCAAGACGGGTGAACAGGAGAAGGATGATCTACAGCTGATTGATGGTGTGTCTGTGATAGGCCTCATGGGCACAGTGGATCGTTCTGTATTCACAAGTCGCATCATTGGCGATTATGGTGCCATTGACATAAGTGCATCACGTCTCGACCGTGCAGTTGAGGTGACTGTAGAAGTTACCGTGTCAGAAGTGCAAGACATCTTCCATTTGTGTCTCGGCTGTTTCATCAGCGGGTTACACGAAGAAATCCGGCTCTTTGATGGCACCATTGGTGAGCCCCGTGGCTTGAAGAGGTATGTGGTTGCGGTAGTGATGGGTACTCAGATGGATTTGAAGTTCAAGGTAGACGCAGAGTCCTCTGGTTGCTCAGAACATTGTTGCTCCTTCACGGCACACCAACATGGGCATGCCGATCAATTGATCAAGACTGATTTTGCGTCATTCTTGGTGAAGGTGACACGGTCTGTTTTACCTAATAAGAAAAACCTTTTCGGCGCGCCAGCTAAAAGAGTAGAGTGA
- the LOC8069978 gene encoding uncharacterized protein LOC8069978 isoform X2 has protein sequence MEGYVVCCINFQLQYNFYFCEARLEAMMYSNPTDCSMVNGICLRHYPRHMLQIFSLKLAKIPVGAGKVELYGYIAARDELEPFLNYVVNISRDDPFTVEQGSLINMAPKRGIRLDYGTLIEYDMKIKTGEQEKDDLQLIDGVSVIGLMGTVDRSVFTSRIIGDYGAIDISASRLDRAVEVTVEVTVSEVQDIFHLCLGCFISGLHEEIRLFDGTIGEPRGLKRYVVAVVMGTQMDLKFKVDAESSGCSEHCCSFTAHQHGHADQLIKTDFASFLVKVTRSVLPNKKNLFGAPAKRVE, from the exons ATGGAAGGGTATGTTGTTTGCTGTATTAATTTCCAGTTAcaatataatttttatttttgtgaagCTCGGTTGGAGGCAATGATGTATTCAAACCCCACGGATTGCAGCATGGTCAATGGAATTTGTTTGCGCCATTATCCTCGTCACATGTTGCAAATTTTCTCATTAAAGTTGGCTAAGATTCCTGTGGGTGCTGGCAAAGTAGAGTTGTATGGCTACATAGCAGCACGGGATGAGCTGGAACCATTTCTTAACTATGTCGTCAATATTAGTAGGGATGATCCCTTCACAGTGGAGCAG GGTTCTCTTATCAACATGGCCCCGAAGCGCGGGATCCGTTTGGATTACGGTACTCTAATTGAATATGATATGAAGATCAAGACGGGTGAACAGGAGAAGGATGATCTACAGCTGATTGATGGTGTGTCTGTGATAGGCCTCATGGGCACAGTGGATCGTTCTGTATTCACAAGTCGCATCATTGGCGATTATGGTGCCATTGACATAAGTGCATCACGTCTCGACCGTGCAGTTGAGGTGACTGTAGAAGTTACCGTGTCAGAAGTGCAAGACATCTTCCATTTGTGTCTCGGCTGTTTCATCAGCGGGTTACACGAAGAAATCCGGCTCTTTGATGGCACCATTGGTGAGCCCCGTGGCTTGAAGAGGTATGTGGTTGCGGTAGTGATGGGTACTCAGATGGATTTGAAGTTCAAGGTAGACGCAGAGTCCTCTGGTTGCTCAGAACATTGTTGCTCCTTCACGGCACACCAACATGGGCATGCCGATCAATTGATCAAGACTGATTTTGCGTCATTCTTGGTGAAGGTGACACGGTCTGTTTTACCTAATAAGAAAAACCTTTTCGGCGCGCCAGCTAAAAGAGTAGAGTGA